Genomic DNA from uncultured Fusobacterium sp.:
ACCTTTAAAATCATTAGGAACTTCATATATAGGATCTCTATTTACAGTATTAGCTATATCAGTTTTATGGTCAGTTGGTATTAACAGTGGATCAATGGTAAATGGAATTGTTAGACCTTTCTGGTTAGAGAACCAAGTTGAAAATATAGCAGCTATGCAAGCTGGACAACCACTACCTCATGTTATAACAGAGCAATTCTTTGATATGATATGGATGGGAGGAGCAGGAGCTACACTATCTCTTTTACTAGCAATAATTATCTTCGCAAAGAGTAAACATATAAGAGCAGTTGGAGAGATTGGAGCTGTTCCAGGATTATTCAATATAAATGAACCTGTATTATTTGGATTACCAGTTATTTTAAACCCAATTATGTTAATTCCATTTAATATTATTCCATTAGTAATGGTTAGTACTCAATATATAGCTATGTCTATAGGTCTAGTTTCAAAACCAATCGGAATCGCTTTCCCTTGGCCAACACCTGCAGTAATAAGTGGTTTCTTAACTGTTGGAGATATTTCTGGATCAATTATGCAAATAGTAAATCTTCTAATAGGAGCTATGATTTATTTACCATTCTTAAGAATTTTAGATAAAGCAGCTAAAAAAGAGGAAGCTGGAGCTTCAGAAGAGTAAATTATTAAGGAGAGTGTTTTATTATGAAAAAAATATTATTACTTTGTGCAGCTGGAATGTCAACTAGCTTAATGGTTAAAAAAATGTTAGAAGCAGCAGAAAAAAAAGGAATAGAAGTTGAAATAAAAGCTGTAGGGCTTGAAAAATTTGAAGAAAACTTAAATGCATACGATGTTTTCTTATTAGGACCTCAAGTTAAATATAAAAAAGCTGAGTTAGAAAAAATAGCAGCTACAGTAGGGAAAAAAGTAGAAGTAATAAATACAGTAGACTATGGAATGATGAGAGGAGATAAAGTATTAGACTTTGCTCTTGGATTAATCGGATAGTATAAAAAATAAAAGAGGTTGTTGTATTAAAAATTGCAATAGCCTCTTTCTTTTTAGAGGTGAGAGATGAAAATAAAGGAGTATATAGAAAATAATTTTAAAAAAATTATCTCTGATGTTATAGAGATAATAAAAATAAAAACAGTAAAAGAGAAAGCAAAAGGAGATGCTCCCTTTGGAGAAAATTTAAAATATGGATTAGAAAAAACTTTGGAGTTAGCTGAAAAACTAGGTTTTAAAACTAAAAATTTAGATAATTATGTAGGATATGCTGAAATAGGAGAGGGAGAAGATTATATAGCTATCTTAGGACATATAGATGTAGTTCCAGAAGGAGATATTTCTAAATGGAGTGTAGATCCTTATGGTGGAGAGATAAAAGATAATATGTTAATAGCTAGAGGAGCTATTGACAACAAAGGACCTATTGTTTCATCACTATATTCTATAAAGGCAATTTTAGAAGAGAATCCTAATTTTAATAAAAGGGTGAGAGTGATTTTTGGAACAAATGAAGAGAGTGGAGATGAGGATATGAAATACTATCTTGCTCATGAGAAGGCTCCCAAATATGCTTTTACTCCTGATGGAAGATTCCCTGTTATATTTTCTGAAAAGGGAATTTATACTTTTTCTTTTAGAGAAGAGATAGATTGGGATAAAACAGCAGTATTAGAGATAGAAGCTGGAACAAGATCAAATGTAGTTCCAGAAAGAGCAAGGGTAGTTTTAAAAAATTCAATTTTACCTTATTTAGAAGAGGTTTTACAAAAAATTGAAAAAATATCTAAATGTACTTTTGATGTATCAAAGGAAGAAGAGAGAGTAGTTATTATTGTAAATGGAAAAGCAGCTCATGCAAGTTCCCCTGAAAGAGGTATTAATTCTATATTAGGAATGTATCTATTTTTAAATGAACTTTTAGTTGAAGAGGACTCATTAAAGAATTTTGCTAAGTTTATGGCTAATTGTATTGGAGAATCAACAGATGGAAAACTTTTAGGAATAGAGAGTAAAAATGAAGAGACTGGAGATTTAACAATTAGTGCTGGTATCACTAAAAAAATAGATAATTTTATCTCTGTAAAATTTAATATAAGATACCCTGTTTCTACAACTGAAAAGATTTTAGATTCAACTTTAAATGAAAAGGCTCAAGAAAATGGGGTGATTTTCTTTAAAGAGAATCACAATCCACCTCTATATTTTCCAAAGGATTCAATATTAGTAAAAACTTTACAAGATACATATAGAGAGATAACAGGTAGAGATGAGGAACCAGCAGCATTAGGAGGAGGAACTTATGCTAAATTAATGCCAAATACAGTGGCATTTGGTCCTAATTATAGAGGATTCAAGGGAAATCCTCATAGTTTTGATGAGTGTATGGATTTAGATATGTTAAAAATAGGAATAGAAATTTATGCTAAGGCAGTGCTTAGACTTAGTGATTACATTTAGGAGGAATTTATGGTAAGAGAAAAGTGTATAGGAAGTTATATAGAAGCTTTAGAAGCTGAAAGATTGGGAGCAGAGAGAGTTGAACTTTGTGATAATCTTGAAGAGGGAGGAACTACACCATCTTATGGAACAATAAAAATGGTTGTAGAAAAAGTAAGTATCCCAGCTTTTGTAATTATCAGACCTAGAGGTGGAGATTTTTTCTACAGTGAAGATGAGATTGAGATAATGAAAGAGGATATTAAAATTTGTAAATCTTTAGGAGTAAAGGGAGTAG
This window encodes:
- a CDS encoding PTS sugar transporter subunit IIB, with translation MKKILLLCAAGMSTSLMVKKMLEAAEKKGIEVEIKAVGLEKFEENLNAYDVFLLGPQVKYKKAELEKIAATVGKKVEVINTVDYGMMRGDKVLDFALGLIG
- the pepV gene encoding dipeptidase PepV; the encoded protein is MKIKEYIENNFKKIISDVIEIIKIKTVKEKAKGDAPFGENLKYGLEKTLELAEKLGFKTKNLDNYVGYAEIGEGEDYIAILGHIDVVPEGDISKWSVDPYGGEIKDNMLIARGAIDNKGPIVSSLYSIKAILEENPNFNKRVRVIFGTNEESGDEDMKYYLAHEKAPKYAFTPDGRFPVIFSEKGIYTFSFREEIDWDKTAVLEIEAGTRSNVVPERARVVLKNSILPYLEEVLQKIEKISKCTFDVSKEEERVVIIVNGKAAHASSPERGINSILGMYLFLNELLVEEDSLKNFAKFMANCIGESTDGKLLGIESKNEETGDLTISAGITKKIDNFISVKFNIRYPVSTTEKILDSTLNEKAQENGVIFFKENHNPPLYFPKDSILVKTLQDTYREITGRDEEPAALGGGTYAKLMPNTVAFGPNYRGFKGNPHSFDECMDLDMLKIGIEIYAKAVLRLSDYI